Proteins from one Mesotoga infera genomic window:
- a CDS encoding aldo/keto reductase, giving the protein MEYRSLGKTGLKLSLLGLGGFHLLEVGVETVGKMVKKYIDAGGNYFETARSYGDGDSERKLSNFLPEEGVIVATKTGERTFEGSRRQLMESLKALGRDHIDILFLHAVTENGDWEKITSSDGALKTLEWAKTEGLIRFAGITSHGYGGTLFRALREYPFDLFMTHFNYFDRFNFPEIEMKILPYALSNGIGILAMKPLADGYLWRSVEEAFRYVKTLPVSCIVSGMNSMEHLDEDLLALDRPSMTPFELDELFSGAPELADYVCRQCMKCLPCPEGINIPGFFLSEGRYDRQMLDGRIGNAPDYALRDRLAHWFSSEEQGRREFEALSPGIDSCTDCGICSQRCPYGLDVPRKLRIVKSKFERGFVW; this is encoded by the coding sequence GTGGAGTACAGGAGTCTTGGAAAAACAGGCCTTAAGCTTTCCCTGCTCGGTCTGGGGGGCTTTCATCTTCTGGAGGTCGGTGTCGAAACCGTCGGAAAGATGGTTAAAAAGTATATCGATGCCGGAGGCAACTACTTTGAAACGGCCAGATCTTACGGCGACGGGGATTCGGAAAGAAAACTCTCGAACTTTCTTCCCGAAGAAGGCGTTATCGTCGCCACCAAAACGGGTGAGCGAACCTTCGAAGGTTCGCGAAGGCAGCTGATGGAAAGTCTGAAAGCTCTTGGAAGAGACCACATAGACATACTCTTTCTCCACGCGGTGACCGAAAATGGCGATTGGGAGAAGATAACCTCTTCCGACGGGGCTCTCAAGACTCTAGAATGGGCGAAAACCGAAGGGCTCATAAGATTCGCAGGCATCACAAGCCACGGCTACGGAGGCACCCTCTTCCGGGCTTTGAGAGAGTATCCCTTCGATCTCTTCATGACTCATTTCAATTACTTCGACAGATTCAACTTTCCCGAGATAGAGATGAAGATCCTGCCTTACGCTCTGTCTAACGGTATAGGCATTCTGGCCATGAAACCCCTGGCCGATGGCTATCTCTGGAGAAGCGTGGAAGAGGCCTTCAGGTACGTCAAAACGCTGCCCGTCTCCTGTATAGTCAGCGGCATGAACTCCATGGAACATCTCGATGAAGACCTGTTGGCCCTCGACAGACCCTCTATGACACCCTTCGAACTGGACGAACTTTTTTCCGGAGCTCCAGAGCTGGCCGATTACGTCTGCCGCCAATGCATGAAATGTCTCCCCTGTCCCGAAGGCATAAACATACCGGGCTTCTTTTTGTCCGAGGGCAGGTACGACAGACAGATGTTAGATGGCAGGATCGGTAATGCTCCCGATTACGCCCTTAGAGACAGACTGGCCCACTGGTTTTCGAGCGAAGAACAGGGCAGAAGGGAGTTTGAAGCGCTCTCTCCGGGTATCGACAGCTGTACCGATTGCGGCATCTGCAGCCAGAGATGTCCCTACGGACTGGACGTCCCGCGGAAACTGCGAATCGTGAAATCCAAGTTCGAAAGGGGCTTCGTCTGGTGA
- a CDS encoding L-cysteine desulfidase family protein, with product MHFLEEYLIKEVKPALGCTEPGAIAYCVSLAVSHLRDSIERVEVITSKNVYKNGMYVYIPGTGEKGNEVAAALGAICGDSSLQLEALKPCCAESVALAREMIDSGRVTVRCDTSRTGIYIEAIAKGSVHTSRVVIKDHHTRVVLIERDGRAIESDEGIVESRDIDFTVEDIFKAVDEMTESEIDRIFEGINMNLEIARYGLEKIVAPREKAEICESGSLGYRIRKYCLAASAARMTGAPLPVMSSGGSGNQGIVATLPVVLVGVHHGKSRGEIARAVAISHLFSSYLKRKLGRIAPICGCVTTAGTGATAGIAYLLGGDRSVMERAMITMLSNTTGMMCDGAKESCALKAGLGGQEAYSCALLAIDELGIDSAQGFIAPTLDKSIENIQLLMSRGMSEIDNAIIELLEKRR from the coding sequence ATGCATTTTCTTGAGGAGTACCTTATCAAAGAGGTGAAACCGGCCCTCGGTTGCACCGAGCCCGGCGCGATAGCTTACTGTGTTTCTCTTGCGGTCAGTCATTTGCGGGATTCAATCGAGAGAGTCGAAGTGATCACAAGCAAGAACGTTTACAAGAACGGAATGTACGTTTACATACCCGGAACCGGCGAAAAAGGAAATGAAGTAGCGGCCGCTCTGGGGGCGATTTGCGGTGATTCTTCCCTCCAGCTGGAAGCGCTGAAGCCCTGCTGCGCAGAGTCGGTGGCGCTGGCTAGAGAGATGATCGATTCGGGAAGAGTGACGGTCAGGTGCGACACTTCAAGAACAGGAATATACATAGAAGCGATCGCGAAGGGCTCCGTCCACACAAGCAGAGTCGTGATAAAGGACCACCACACAAGAGTAGTGCTCATAGAAAGGGATGGCAGGGCTATCGAGAGCGACGAGGGGATCGTCGAAAGCCGCGACATCGACTTCACCGTCGAGGACATTTTCAAGGCGGTCGATGAGATGACCGAAAGCGAGATCGACAGAATCTTCGAGGGTATAAACATGAACCTCGAAATAGCCAGATACGGTCTTGAAAAGATAGTCGCCCCCAGGGAGAAAGCGGAGATATGCGAAAGCGGGAGTCTGGGATACAGGATCCGCAAGTACTGTCTCGCGGCTTCGGCCGCGCGGATGACCGGAGCTCCTCTGCCGGTTATGAGCAGCGGCGGCAGCGGCAACCAGGGAATAGTGGCCACCCTCCCGGTAGTTCTCGTGGGCGTGCATCACGGCAAATCAAGGGGTGAAATAGCAAGGGCTGTCGCCATCAGCCACCTTTTTTCTAGTTACCTGAAGAGGAAGCTGGGAAGGATCGCCCCCATATGTGGCTGCGTGACGACGGCCGGTACCGGAGCGACGGCCGGTATCGCTTATCTTCTGGGAGGTGATAGATCAGTCATGGAGAGGGCTATGATCACCATGCTTTCCAATACGACCGGTATGATGTGCGATGGGGCGAAGGAGAGCTGCGCGCTGAAGGCGGGACTGGGTGGTCAGGAGGCTTACAGTTGCGCCCTGTTGGCGATCGACGAGTTGGGAATCGATTCGGCCCAGGGTTTCATAGCGCCGACGCTGGATAAGTCAATCGAGAATATTCAGCTTCTCATGAGCAGGGGAATGTCGGAGATAGACAACGCGATAATAGAACTGCTCGAGAAGAGAAGGTGA
- a CDS encoding radical SAM protein — translation MGIVESMKASMLRQAGKFVGSLVKNSSTENIARLFGTVAALSKEPTKSGLKKLTQMAKDDHPMIKSWQRVFQSASPKAVEKAMTNLVVNEFALGEKIRQEKMLEHEVVIPKLLVLSPTYACNLNCVGCYAGLYGRKYQLSKEEVSSIIRQANELGIYFFIITGGEPFVWPHLLEIFEEFNDSYFQVYTNGTLITKEVAKKLAELGNATFAVSVEGFEGETDWRRGRGVFEKIKTAWANLKEAGVIYGTSVTATRLNHDVMMKDEFWQFLKDNGVAYAWVFQFMPVGMNPSMDLVPTPEQRYERFFKTEEQRLGGGFAFVADFWNHGFLTNGCLAAGAKYLHINAKGYVEPCVFQQFAVDSIREKSLIEILKSPFFTAYKRMVPYSNNLFRPCPIIDNPKVLRAMVNKFNAIPQHDGSENVVTELAGQLDELAESWKQYADKLYYEEGFAETHPAHRGVYDFEVRMRKYANNEEKLAIDKKP, via the coding sequence ATGGGCATTGTAGAAAGTATGAAGGCTTCTATGTTGAGACAGGCTGGGAAGTTCGTCGGTTCTCTAGTCAAGAATTCTTCGACGGAAAATATAGCACGTCTCTTCGGGACAGTCGCCGCGCTCAGTAAGGAACCGACCAAGAGCGGGCTGAAGAAGCTGACACAAATGGCCAAGGACGATCATCCGATGATCAAGTCCTGGCAAAGGGTTTTCCAGAGCGCGAGTCCAAAGGCCGTAGAAAAAGCGATGACCAACCTGGTGGTTAACGAATTCGCTCTGGGCGAAAAGATCCGGCAGGAAAAGATGCTCGAGCACGAAGTCGTTATTCCGAAGCTTCTGGTTCTGAGTCCCACTTATGCCTGCAACCTCAACTGCGTAGGCTGTTACGCCGGCCTCTACGGACGGAAGTACCAGTTGTCTAAGGAAGAGGTCAGTTCCATCATCAGGCAGGCGAACGAACTGGGCATCTACTTCTTTATAATAACTGGCGGAGAACCTTTCGTCTGGCCACATTTGCTGGAGATCTTCGAGGAGTTCAACGACTCTTATTTCCAGGTCTATACCAACGGTACGTTGATCACCAAAGAAGTGGCCAAAAAGCTGGCCGAGCTGGGGAATGCCACCTTCGCGGTATCGGTGGAAGGTTTCGAAGGTGAAACCGACTGGAGAAGGGGTAGGGGTGTCTTCGAAAAGATCAAGACCGCCTGGGCCAATCTGAAGGAAGCCGGAGTGATTTACGGAACTTCTGTAACCGCGACACGTCTGAACCACGACGTCATGATGAAGGACGAATTCTGGCAGTTCCTCAAGGACAATGGCGTCGCGTACGCGTGGGTCTTCCAGTTCATGCCGGTCGGTATGAATCCGTCGATGGATCTCGTTCCGACTCCCGAACAGAGGTACGAACGTTTCTTCAAGACCGAAGAGCAGAGACTCGGTGGAGGTTTCGCGTTCGTTGCCGATTTCTGGAATCACGGCTTCCTGACCAACGGCTGTCTAGCCGCCGGAGCCAAATATCTTCACATCAACGCCAAGGGCTACGTGGAACCGTGCGTCTTCCAGCAGTTCGCGGTGGATAGCATAAGAGAGAAGAGCCTGATAGAGATACTCAAGTCTCCATTCTTCACCGCTTACAAGAGAATGGTTCCTTACAGCAACAACCTGTTCAGACCATGTCCGATAATCGACAATCCGAAAGTGCTTCGCGCCATGGTCAACAAATTCAACGCCATTCCGCAGCACGATGGAAGCGAAAACGTAGTAACGGAACTGGCGGGTCAACTCGATGAACTGGCCGAAAGCTGGAAGCAGTACGCCGACAAGCTGTATTACGAAGAGGGCTTCGCCGAAACCCATCCGGCTCACAGGGGCGTGTACGACTTCGAAGTGAGAATGAGGAAGTACGCCAACAACGAAGAAAAACTCGCTATCGATAAAAAACCCTGA
- a CDS encoding TetR/AcrR family transcriptional regulator encodes MRARLSSKERIVRAARKAFADRGRDGVSMSEIAGIAGVKKALIYYYFPSKEDLFYEVWRYSIDELEDHIFSEADGENVYLSKIKKILRSYIDFITSKNEVKKIMDQERANLTREDIESWKRVRDRYLSLKNRLSTVINDAKTAREISNHVDPDSTADLILNGFSITEDPEGLESIREIIWRGLVSNSGE; translated from the coding sequence GTGCGAGCCAGGTTGTCTTCAAAGGAGAGAATCGTCAGAGCCGCCCGGAAGGCCTTCGCGGATAGAGGCCGCGATGGAGTGAGCATGTCGGAAATAGCCGGTATCGCCGGAGTCAAAAAGGCCTTGATCTATTATTACTTTCCAAGCAAAGAGGATCTTTTCTACGAAGTCTGGCGATACTCGATCGATGAACTCGAAGACCACATTTTTTCTGAAGCCGATGGAGAAAATGTCTATCTCTCGAAGATAAAGAAAATCCTCCGGTCGTACATAGATTTCATAACCAGCAAGAACGAAGTCAAAAAGATAATGGACCAGGAGAGGGCCAATCTTACCAGAGAAGACATAGAATCCTGGAAAAGGGTACGGGACAGGTACCTGTCGCTGAAAAACAGATTGTCCACAGTGATCAACGACGCAAAAACGGCCAGAGAGATTTCGAACCATGTCGATCCCGACAGCACCGCGGACCTTATCTTGAACGGTTTCAGCATCACCGAAGACCCCGAGGGACTCGAAAGTATAAGAGAGATAATATGGAGAGGTCTAGTAAGTAATTCAGGAGAATGA
- a CDS encoding MurR/RpiR family transcriptional regulator — translation MGNLLQSYNENLHLLTPTEERILDYMISNPEKCLECTINELSKILKVSQSMIVKAARKLGYSGFTGLKLVIAGELNILVRREKSPVLLKDLRSYEELSSETIREAYSHLSEDRLSLAAASLKEAENIDIYSFGFDSVAGYDLYLKMLQSGKRVRHLENGYEQIISASNLYRDSIVVAISGTGMSGDLADALEFARKSGAGVITVAPENSKLCNYSDVNLESYYSRLVFPEGGLITRIVQLLIVDILYMRFLELCGEEFEERYRKFKEALDYKRRKK, via the coding sequence ATGGGAAATCTGTTGCAGTCTTACAATGAAAATCTCCATCTCTTAACGCCGACCGAGGAGAGGATACTCGACTACATGATATCCAACCCCGAGAAGTGTCTGGAGTGTACGATAAACGAGCTGTCTAAGATTCTGAAAGTCTCCCAGTCCATGATCGTCAAAGCCGCCCGAAAACTCGGGTATTCTGGTTTCACCGGTCTCAAGCTCGTCATCGCCGGGGAGTTGAACATTCTTGTCCGTCGCGAAAAATCACCCGTTCTGCTTAAAGACCTCCGGTCATACGAAGAGCTGTCTTCGGAAACTATAAGGGAGGCCTATTCACACCTCAGCGAGGATAGGCTTTCTCTTGCTGCCGCCTCTCTCAAAGAGGCCGAAAACATCGATATCTACTCTTTCGGCTTCGACTCTGTGGCCGGATACGATCTGTACCTGAAAATGCTCCAGAGCGGCAAAAGGGTCCGCCATCTGGAGAACGGCTATGAACAGATCATTTCGGCATCGAACCTCTATCGCGACTCAATCGTAGTGGCCATCTCCGGCACTGGCATGTCCGGCGATCTTGCGGACGCGCTTGAGTTCGCCAGAAAATCCGGAGCTGGCGTGATAACGGTCGCTCCGGAGAACTCAAAGCTCTGCAATTATTCAGACGTCAACCTCGAAAGCTATTACTCGCGCCTCGTCTTTCCCGAAGGCGGGTTGATCACACGGATCGTTCAGCTTTTGATAGTGGACATTCTTTACATGAGATTTCTGGAGCTGTGCGGTGAAGAATTCGAGGAGAGATACAGGAAGTTTAAAGAGGCGCTTGATTACAAGAGAAGAAAAAAATGA
- a CDS encoding BMP family ABC transporter substrate-binding protein — translation MRGFLLAIVLLGCVLSLAAPFGVGILITGEIGGNAIYELVQQGALRAASDAIEIRIVEGGYNQSKWEPLLLSMAATGKYDLIMTFTEGMPASVAKVARAFPNQKFVLLDGIVPEPLPNVYSVAFKDDEMTFLAGVLAGMITTSGIEGTNLEKIVGLIAGDTYPAMINTMKPAYEAGVKSIEPEAVVLFGIVGSWSDPARGRELASRQFEGKADIILLIAGGSGMGSIEEAASRGKYVITVDSNALAMKPGVILASFLKHIDLLVYETIIKAFEGSLPFGSNSRVGISEGMVDYTRDDPLFIKYVPGEIRERIFQWYERIKSGGLPDF, via the coding sequence ATGAGAGGCTTTCTTCTGGCAATCGTGTTGCTCGGTTGCGTTCTGTCCCTGGCGGCTCCTTTCGGCGTGGGAATTTTGATCACCGGCGAAATTGGCGGCAACGCCATATATGAACTGGTTCAACAGGGAGCGCTGAGAGCGGCTAGCGATGCCATAGAAATAAGAATCGTCGAAGGCGGTTACAATCAGTCGAAGTGGGAGCCGCTCCTGCTTAGCATGGCCGCTACGGGGAAATACGACCTGATTATGACTTTCACTGAGGGGATGCCGGCGAGTGTCGCGAAGGTCGCCCGGGCCTTCCCGAACCAGAAATTCGTTCTTCTCGACGGCATCGTTCCCGAACCATTGCCGAACGTTTATTCCGTGGCCTTCAAAGATGACGAAATGACCTTTCTGGCCGGTGTTCTCGCCGGTATGATAACCACCTCGGGCATCGAAGGAACCAATCTTGAAAAGATCGTGGGGCTGATCGCGGGCGACACGTATCCGGCGATGATAAACACGATGAAACCGGCGTACGAAGCCGGAGTAAAAAGTATAGAGCCTGAAGCGGTAGTGCTCTTCGGCATCGTGGGCAGCTGGTCGGACCCCGCCAGGGGAAGGGAGTTGGCGTCCAGACAGTTCGAAGGCAAGGCCGACATAATACTGTTGATCGCCGGCGGAAGCGGAATGGGCTCGATCGAGGAGGCCGCCAGCAGGGGCAAGTACGTAATTACCGTAGATTCCAACGCTCTGGCGATGAAACCGGGCGTTATACTGGCCAGCTTCCTCAAGCACATAGATCTACTTGTTTATGAAACGATAATAAAGGCCTTCGAAGGTTCTCTGCCTTTCGGTTCCAATTCCAGGGTGGGCATTTCCGAAGGCATGGTCGATTATACACGCGACGATCCTCTATTTATAAAATACGTGCCCGGGGAGATCCGGGAGAGGATATTCCAGTGGTACGAAAGAATAAAGAGCGGCGGACTGCCGGACTTTTGA
- the rsgA gene encoding ribosome small subunit-dependent GTPase A gives MKGEVVNVQKGMYHVRSEDGDFFRCLLRGNLLKLEREEKSILAVGDEVLFERLQKDQGIITAIEERRSSLVRKGAGKKGRHLEQVIAANIDQLLVVVAVKDPPYKKSLIERYITSARSSGLDVIIAFNKADLGFSERTIEDSKVYSELGYTVKFTSALTGTGIDELAGLLRKKSTVLTGISGVGKSSLVNALLNCDLAKTGEVSLSTHKGKHTTTSSSVYYLPGGGKLIDVPGTREFAVSDTEGLDEAFDDITELSRDCRFNDCTHTVEPGCAVLKAVEEGRLEKRRLRNYLRIKQYE, from the coding sequence ATGAAAGGTGAAGTAGTAAACGTTCAAAAGGGAATGTACCATGTGAGGTCCGAAGACGGGGATTTTTTCCGCTGCCTTCTGAGAGGAAATCTCCTCAAGCTTGAAAGGGAAGAAAAGAGCATTCTCGCCGTCGGAGACGAAGTACTTTTTGAAAGACTTCAAAAAGATCAGGGCATAATCACGGCGATAGAGGAAAGGCGCAGCAGTCTCGTCCGAAAGGGTGCCGGCAAGAAGGGAAGGCATCTTGAACAGGTGATCGCCGCCAACATAGATCAGCTTCTTGTCGTAGTTGCCGTCAAGGATCCCCCCTACAAAAAAAGTCTGATAGAGCGATACATAACTTCGGCCAGGAGTTCCGGTCTGGACGTGATAATAGCCTTCAACAAGGCCGATCTTGGATTTTCGGAAAGAACGATCGAAGATTCGAAGGTTTACAGTGAACTCGGGTACACCGTGAAATTCACGAGCGCGCTGACCGGAACGGGTATAGATGAACTCGCAGGCTTGCTGAGGAAAAAATCGACCGTGCTGACCGGCATTTCAGGCGTTGGCAAATCTTCTCTCGTAAACGCACTGCTGAACTGCGACTTGGCAAAGACAGGCGAGGTTAGCCTGTCAACCCACAAAGGAAAGCACACGACTACCTCTTCGAGTGTTTACTATCTACCCGGAGGAGGAAAGTTAATAGACGTGCCAGGGACGAGGGAGTTCGCCGTGAGCGATACTGAAGGACTCGACGAAGCCTTCGACGACATAACCGAACTCTCAAGGGACTGTCGCTTCAATGATTGCACCCACACGGTGGAACCGGGCTGCGCAGTCCTCAAAGCCGTCGAAGAGGGAAGACTCGAGAAAAGAAGACTGAGAAACTATCTGAGGATCAAACAATACGAATAA
- a CDS encoding AbrB/MazE/SpoVT family DNA-binding domain-containing protein, translating to MKAKSESKGKYMGTVKVGQKGQIVIPKEVREMFEISPGDTLVLLADSEKGIAIERYSVFAGIADRILSGRAKEVYPDNSEEDSIKFARAIKSIEDEDDEK from the coding sequence ATGAAGGCAAAATCCGAAAGCAAAGGCAAGTACATGGGCACGGTTAAAGTCGGCCAAAAAGGTCAGATTGTGATTCCAAAAGAGGTCAGAGAGATGTTCGAGATCTCCCCGGGAGACACTCTGGTGCTTCTGGCAGACTCAGAGAAGGGAATAGCCATAGAACGCTACAGCGTTTTTGCCGGGATCGCGGACAGAATACTGTCGGGCAGGGCAAAAGAAGTCTATCCAGATAACAGCGAAGAGGACTCGATAAAGTTTGCAAGAGCCATAAAGTCGATCGAAGATGAAGATGATGAGAAATGA
- a CDS encoding ABC transporter ATP-binding protein — protein MTAIETKGLSKTYKATRAVEDLNLTIENGELFALLGVNGAGKTTTIKMLSCIIKPSSGDATLMGNSVVTSPLKVKEIINVSPQETAVAPNLSVRENLELMCGIYGYDSKTAREKTDKTIKDFSLSEIEKSRARILSGGWQRRLSIAMAIITEPEILFLDEPTLGLDVLARRELWRIIEKMKGKITIVLTTHYLEEAEALADRIAIMSRGKLVAIGTAGELKTLANAGNFEDAFVALCGGEKTYENE, from the coding sequence ATGACGGCTATAGAGACAAAGGGCCTGTCAAAGACATACAAGGCAACGAGAGCGGTTGAAGATCTCAACCTTACGATTGAGAATGGGGAACTGTTCGCCTTACTTGGGGTCAACGGCGCGGGAAAGACTACGACTATCAAAATGCTCTCCTGCATTATAAAACCGAGCAGCGGTGATGCAACTCTAATGGGAAACAGCGTTGTAACCTCGCCGCTCAAGGTGAAGGAAATCATAAACGTATCGCCTCAAGAAACGGCGGTGGCTCCCAATCTGTCCGTGCGTGAGAATCTCGAACTCATGTGCGGGATTTACGGTTACGACTCGAAAACCGCAAGGGAGAAGACCGACAAGACGATCAAGGACTTCTCACTTTCGGAGATCGAGAAGAGCAGAGCGAGGATACTATCCGGAGGCTGGCAGCGCAGGCTTTCCATAGCCATGGCTATAATAACGGAACCGGAAATACTCTTCCTGGACGAACCTACGCTTGGTCTTGACGTGCTTGCGCGCCGTGAACTCTGGCGCATTATAGAAAAGATGAAAGGGAAAATCACGATTGTCCTTACTACACATTACCTTGAGGAAGCGGAGGCCCTGGCCGATAGAATCGCGATCATGTCCCGCGGAAAGCTGGTCGCTATCGGAACGGCCGGAGAGCTGAAAACACTGGCAAACGCCGGTAACTTTGAAGATGCCTTTGTTGCCCTTTGCGGGGGAGAAAAGACTTATGAAAATGAGTAG
- a CDS encoding ABC transporter permease: MIILLLLTLIQSNVPVELFAIKNLTPGIAVFGLSFISLFSGMIIAKDRTSSFMLRLLTSPMRAGDYILGYTLPLIPMAALQILVCFIVAVPLGLEININMLLALIVLMPAALLYIAIGLLCGSLFTDKQVGGVCGALLNNGSAWLSGAWFDVELVGGAFKAIAKALPFLHAVNAGRYALNGEYGRIMPELYWVIGYTVALTVLAIIAFTKKMNSDNP; this comes from the coding sequence GTGATTATTCTGCTTCTGCTTACCCTGATTCAGTCCAACGTGCCAGTGGAACTCTTCGCCATCAAGAATCTCACTCCCGGCATCGCGGTCTTTGGACTTTCGTTCATATCTTTGTTCTCGGGAATGATCATTGCGAAGGATCGAACGAGTTCTTTCATGTTGAGGCTTTTAACCTCTCCCATGAGAGCTGGAGACTACATACTGGGATATACCCTGCCTTTGATTCCCATGGCGGCGCTGCAAATACTCGTTTGTTTTATCGTAGCCGTGCCGCTGGGATTGGAAATCAATATCAATATGCTTCTGGCGCTGATCGTATTGATGCCGGCGGCGTTGCTGTACATCGCGATAGGCTTGCTTTGTGGTAGCCTGTTCACAGACAAACAGGTCGGCGGGGTTTGCGGAGCGCTGCTTAACAACGGATCTGCATGGCTTTCCGGCGCATGGTTCGATGTTGAGCTGGTCGGAGGAGCTTTCAAGGCAATCGCAAAAGCTCTTCCTTTTTTACACGCGGTCAATGCCGGTCGATACGCTTTGAACGGGGAATACGGCAGAATAATGCCGGAACTGTACTGGGTGATTGGTTACACAGTGGCTCTCACTGTACTGGCGATCATCGCTTTCACGAAAAAAATGAACAGCGACAATCCGTGA
- a CDS encoding sterol carrier protein domain-containing protein: MKVVIENGKAEIREADESFEIEISDLTTLLTGRLSPMRLWRLGKLRAGSWKNVPWGISEPPGKVRILESIFPGLIMHNAI; encoded by the coding sequence GTGAAAGTCGTGATCGAAAACGGGAAGGCAGAGATAAGAGAAGCAGATGAGAGTTTTGAGATAGAGATCTCGGATCTCACCACTCTCCTTACCGGAAGGCTTTCGCCAATGAGACTGTGGAGGCTCGGAAAGCTGCGGGCCGGCTCCTGGAAGAACGTTCCGTGGGGAATTTCCGAACCGCCCGGGAAAGTTCGAATTCTGGAATCCATATTTCCCGGATTGATTATGCACAACGCTATCTGA
- a CDS encoding sulfite exporter TauE/SafE family protein, translating to MSGTGYSVAEAKPEKSTGKAVKVLVAASMAIVVFFTVEKFAIGGLINVDSNSSLVGFFLFGLVAGISSCAALVGGLIFSVSKQWYSLYSNEDSFLQKLRPHLIFHAGRLVFYSLFGFLLGWLGQSLKISLTFSSILVIAVSIVMFLIALQMLGIHTVSLSIPPFLRKALTVDKSRRGRMMPFILGATTFFLPCGFTITAQALALLSGSPFHSSLIMLFFALGTFFPLIAIGASSIKFFAMKTFSEVFTKIAAVLIIFFVIYNVNSQLNVLGLPSLNDLTIGTGKQVSFIPDDSPTVPATAGDREEIVMDEAGRKETGENIDIEEKFEIQEVAEEQPLDIVQSGQEIQVIRTVANARGYTPDYYQVKAGVPVRWEIEDVGTSGCTNAIISRNLFPQRVELTRGNTSVVEFTPQLPGQYKFSCWMGHYTGIIEVVN from the coding sequence TTGAGCGGAACGGGCTACAGTGTCGCTGAGGCGAAGCCGGAAAAGTCTACTGGAAAAGCAGTAAAGGTACTCGTTGCCGCTTCTATGGCCATTGTCGTCTTTTTCACCGTGGAGAAATTCGCAATAGGCGGCTTGATAAACGTCGATTCAAATTCGTCGCTGGTAGGCTTCTTCCTTTTCGGGCTGGTCGCAGGGATATCGAGCTGCGCTGCTCTTGTGGGAGGGCTGATCTTTTCTGTTTCCAAACAGTGGTATTCGCTTTATAGTAATGAGGATTCCTTTCTTCAAAAGCTGCGGCCTCATCTGATTTTTCATGCCGGACGGCTGGTCTTTTATAGCCTTTTCGGATTCTTGCTGGGCTGGCTTGGCCAGAGTCTGAAAATCTCTCTGACCTTTTCTTCGATCCTTGTGATAGCAGTCTCGATCGTTATGTTTTTAATTGCACTGCAAATGCTGGGAATCCACACGGTGAGTTTATCGATACCTCCCTTTTTACGTAAAGCGCTTACAGTAGATAAATCCAGACGTGGACGAATGATGCCCTTCATACTGGGCGCTACAACCTTTTTCCTTCCCTGTGGCTTCACGATAACGGCTCAGGCTCTGGCGCTACTATCGGGCTCTCCCTTCCATAGCTCGTTGATAATGCTCTTTTTCGCGCTTGGCACCTTTTTCCCGCTCATCGCCATCGGTGCTTCATCAATCAAGTTCTTCGCCATGAAGACCTTCTCGGAAGTCTTCACGAAAATAGCGGCGGTTCTGATAATATTTTTCGTCATCTACAACGTGAACAGCCAGCTAAACGTTCTGGGACTGCCAAGCCTGAACGATCTGACCATCGGAACCGGCAAGCAGGTTTCATTTATTCCCGATGATTCGCCGACCGTACCGGCAACGGCCGGTGACAGAGAAGAGATAGTTATGGATGAAGCCGGTCGGAAGGAAACGGGAGAGAACATAGACATCGAAGAAAAATTTGAAATTCAGGAAGTTGCAGAAGAACAGCCTTTAGATATCGTCCAGAGTGGACAGGAGATACAGGTTATAAGGACTGTAGCCAACGCGAGAGGTTATACGCCCGATTACTACCAGGTGAAAGCCGGCGTTCCCGTCAGGTGGGAGATCGAAGATGTCGGCACCAGCGGTTGCACCAACGCTATCATCTCACGTAACCTCTTTCCCCAACGTGTAGAGCTCACCAGGGGCAACACTAGCGTTGTAGAATTCACCCCGCAGCTTCCCGGCCAGTATAAATTCAGCTGCTGGATGGGCCACTACACAGGGATAATAGAAGTCGTGAACTGA